CCCTGGCCGGCTTGAGCGGAGCCCTTGAAGGCTCAACCTCAAGCCGGCCAGGGAGATATGTCATGCCTGATGCTGGTACTCCTGTCGCAGCCGTGAAAATCTTTCACAAAGAAACGTCATGAGCCCAAATATACACCATAATCCGCCGCCGCGCAATTCATGCGCACGGGAATGCGCATAACATCCAGCGGCGCAGTAGGATACAGAATATGTATCTCAGCGAATATTTTCTCCCGCAGGACGGGGCGCCGATGCGGGGACAGACGCGGCCCGGGACGCCGAAAGACGCCGCGCGGCGGCGCATACCGCGGGAAAAGGCCGGGCAACGGGGCGGGTGCCGATAAGGTGCCCGAGGGATACCCTTGGGATGCCCAGGCCCAATCGGCATCGCGGGAACGCCGTGGGGGATATGCCCAGTGCGGAACGGGGGCAGGATTTCAGTGCCGACCCGCGGCCGCGGATGCTATACTGAATCTCCGGTGGAGAGGTGGCAGAGCGGTCGAATGCGGCGGATTGCTAATCCGCTGTACTGGTATAATGCCGGTACCGAGGGTTCGAATCCCTCCCTCTCCGCCAGATTCAATCGGGGGCATGCGCACGGTTGGGGACGGACGCTGGCGGGGCCCCATTGCGTGCGCGGTGGCGTTCCTTGACCGAAGGGGGGGCGTCCGCCCTCTGGAGGATGGGATGGCGGACGACGGGAGCCGGCTCGTCGCCGTGGCACGCGAGACGGACCGCATCAAGGCCTCCGCCATCGTGGACGCGCTGCGCGAGGAGGGGATCGAGGCGGAGTGGCGCGAGCCGCGCGCCCCGTGGTTCGACGGGCTGGAGCGGGACTGGCTCGGGGAGAGGTACGGGCAGATTCTCGTCCTCGACGCGAACCTCGCGCGGGCGCGGGAGATCGTCGCGGGCCTGAGGGCCGCGGAAGGGCCGGGCGGCCCGCCGGCGCCATAGCGCGGCGCCGGCGGCTTTTCGGGAAGGTGGCGGCGTGCGGCCTATCGGGCACGACTTGCCCGCCGAATAGCGGGGCGAAATCGTATCCGCGGTCATTCAGTTCCGGGCGAAGTAACAAGATCTGGAGAGGTGGCAGAGTCCGGTTTATCGCGCACGACTCGCCCCGCCATGAAGGCGGGGCGCCCCGCCTTTATGGCGGGGCGAAATCGTAGTGTTGGGTAGCACGGGTAATGACATGTATTATGTCTATATCCTGAAAATGGGTAATGAACAGCTCTATACGGGATTCACTAAAAATCTGAAGCGAAGGATGCAGGAGCACAACGGCGGCAAGGTTGACTCCACGAAAAGAAGGTTGCCCCTTACACTAATTCATTACGAGGCATATCTGAAAGAGAGCGATGCACGTAGAAGAGAGGAATTTCTAAAGAAATCTCAGGGTAAGAGATACCTGAAGCTGCAAATCCGTGATTGTTTAGCTGAATTGGGTTCGAGGGCTGAATAAATGGAGAGGTGGCAGAGTCCGGTTTATCGCGCACGACTCGAAATCGTGTAGACCTTAACGGTCTCGTGGGTTCAAATCCCACCCTCTCCGCCAGTTTCTGCAAACGAGGATTCATCGAACAGAGGGACGCCATGCACCGATCGGAGATCAAGACGGTCCAGCCCGCGTCCGTGTTCGCGCTGCTGTTCAGCGCGGTGTTCATCGTCGGGCTGGTCTACCTGCTCGCTTCGAACCTCGGCCTGATGCCGCGCGACCTCGGGCGGATGCTTCAGGCGATCTTCGCCCGGCTGAACAGGCTCACCCCTGTGCCGCGGTCGCTCGCGTACGCCGCCTTCTGGGGCGCGGCGGCGGGAGTTGTGGGAATGGCGGCGTCGCTTGTGTATAATATCTTCGCCGGTATCGTGGGCGGAATCAAGGCGGAGATCGAGGAGTAACGCGCGCCCGTAGCTCAATTGGATAGAGCGTTTGGCTACGGACCAAAAGGCTGGGGGTTCGACTCCCTCCGGGCGCGCCATGATTACGGGTGCTCGCTGTCGGGTTCCCGCTTCCAGGGACGGGGCGTCCACACAACCCTGCGCGCCGGGTCCCGCGAGCGGGTCGGCGGAGATCCTCCCTCCCATGACGCACGCTGACGCGGAGCGCGATCTCGGGTACATGCGCGAGGCGCTGAAGGAGGCCGCGCAGGCGTTCGAGGAGGACGAGGTCCCGGTGGGCGCGGTGATCGTGCGCGGGGGGCGCGTCGTCGCCCGGGCGCACAATCAGGTCGAGCTCCTCAGGGACGCCACCGCGCACGCCGAGATGATCGCCCTCACGCAGGCCTCCTCCGAGGCCGGGGACTGGCGGCTCGACGGCGCGGCGCTCTACGTCACCAAGGAGCCGTGCCCGATGTGCGCGGGCGCCATCGCCCTCTCCCGCGTCGCGCGGCTGGTCTTCGGGGCGCGCGATCCGAAGGCCGGCGCCGCCGGGTCGAGGATGGACATCCTCGGGAGCGGCTGCCTCAACCACACGGTCGAGGTCGAGGCGGGCGTGGAGGAGGGGGAATGCGGGGCGCTGCTCAAGGCGTTCTTCAAGAAGCAGCGCGCGGCGGCAACATGATGCGGAGAGGTGCGAGAGCGGTTTAATCGGCACGCCTGGAGAGCGTGTGTACCTCTCAAGGGTACCGAGGGTTCGAATCCCTCCCTCTCCGCCATTCCTTCCCCGGGCCGTGCGATCGGGGTGCACGCGGGGGTAACCCGTGAACAGGAAGATCGCGATCATCGCGCTCCCCCTCGGTCTGTTCCTCCCCCACACCGCGGCCCCCGACCCCGCCCCCGTCGAGAAGATCGGCGTGGTCGCGACCATCCTCCCGTACGCATATTTCGCCGAGCGGGTGGGGGGGGAGGCGGTCGAGGTGTCGGTGATGGTGCCCCCGGGCGCCAACCCGCACAGCTACGAGCCCGCGCCGCGGCAGCTCGACGCGCTGGGCCGGGCGCGGCTGTACGTCAAGGCGGGCACCGGGATCGAGTTCGAGCTGGCCTGGATGGACAAGCTCACGGCGCTGAACCGGACGATGCGGGTGTGCGACGCCTCGCGCGGGATCGCCCCGCTCGGGGTGGAG
This genomic interval from Chlamydiota bacterium contains the following:
- a CDS encoding nucleoside deaminase translates to MITGARCRVPASRDGASTQPCAPGPASGSAEILPPMTHADAERDLGYMREALKEAAQAFEEDEVPVGAVIVRGGRVVARAHNQVELLRDATAHAEMIALTQASSEAGDWRLDGAALYVTKEPCPMCAGAIALSRVARLVFGARDPKAGAAGSRMDILGSGCLNHTVEVEAGVEEGECGALLKAFFKKQRAAAT
- a CDS encoding GIY-YIG nuclease family protein; the protein is MYYVYILKMGNEQLYTGFTKNLKRRMQEHNGGKVDSTKRRLPLTLIHYEAYLKESDARRREEFLKKSQGKRYLKLQIRDCLAELGSRAE